A genomic region of Caulobacter sp. NIBR2454 contains the following coding sequences:
- a CDS encoding peptidoglycan D,D-transpeptidase FtsI family protein has protein sequence MSLADLSPRLPAWRWLIERVWSLEHAFERSKAAGRAQDDTRLRIFFILAIFGTVFLGLAVGAGRSAVFSDAGRGGDYAPLIGAARADLTDRNGELLAADLTHYGLYIDPSDVWDARETRNILRRAVPSLDVKRLNKALEGNRRIFVHGGLTPEERTAIHELGLPGISFEEEGRRVYPLGGTAAHVIGFSDKGGAGLAGAERALDTELRQVAARGGGSLPLSIDLRVQAALDDELNKAAMHFTPKGAVGIVTNVHTGEILGLSSWPTFDPNKPSASDDSARLNRAAAAVYEMGSTFKAFTVAIGLDTGVATPSTTFDATQPYKLGYRTIHDYHAARKILTLVEVFQHSSNIGTAKLGVAIGPRRLEQYFTKLGLTKPASVELRESARPLTPKKWDEDTVASTSFGHGMNISPLALSEAMGALLNGGVRVPLTIRKQDPNYRPKGTRVISEQSSLEMLQIMRANVSDPVGSGGKANAPGLSVGGKTGTGEKYDPAIRRYNPQRQVSSFAAVFPTEGPVEADRYFVLILMDEPHGTKESYGYSTGGWVGAPAAGKVIDRIAPFLGVQRKFDVPYSVASNGAFAAAGGGR, from the coding sequence ATGAGCCTGGCGGACCTTTCGCCTCGCTTGCCTGCATGGCGCTGGCTCATCGAGCGCGTCTGGAGCCTGGAGCATGCCTTCGAGCGGTCGAAGGCCGCTGGCCGCGCGCAGGACGACACCCGCCTGCGCATCTTTTTCATCCTAGCGATCTTCGGGACCGTTTTCCTGGGACTGGCGGTCGGCGCCGGACGTTCGGCCGTGTTCTCCGACGCCGGGCGAGGGGGCGACTACGCGCCCCTGATCGGCGCCGCGCGCGCCGACCTGACGGACCGCAATGGCGAGCTGCTGGCCGCGGACCTTACGCACTACGGCCTCTATATCGACCCGTCGGACGTGTGGGATGCGCGCGAGACCCGCAACATCCTGCGCCGCGCCGTGCCCAGCCTGGACGTCAAGCGCCTGAACAAGGCGCTGGAAGGCAATCGCCGCATCTTTGTCCATGGCGGCCTGACGCCGGAGGAGCGCACGGCGATCCACGAACTGGGCCTGCCGGGCATCAGCTTCGAGGAGGAGGGGCGCCGCGTCTATCCGCTGGGCGGTACGGCGGCGCACGTGATCGGCTTCTCCGACAAGGGCGGGGCTGGCCTGGCCGGGGCCGAGCGCGCCCTGGACACCGAGCTGCGCCAAGTGGCGGCGCGGGGCGGCGGTTCGCTGCCGCTGTCCATCGACCTGCGCGTGCAGGCGGCGCTCGACGACGAGCTGAACAAGGCCGCCATGCATTTCACGCCCAAGGGTGCGGTGGGCATCGTCACCAACGTCCACACGGGCGAAATCCTGGGCCTGTCGAGCTGGCCGACCTTTGATCCCAACAAGCCCAGCGCGTCTGACGACAGCGCGCGCCTGAACCGGGCGGCGGCGGCGGTGTACGAGATGGGTTCGACCTTCAAGGCGTTCACGGTCGCCATCGGCCTGGACACCGGGGTCGCCACGCCCAGCACGACCTTCGACGCGACCCAGCCATACAAGCTGGGTTACCGCACGATCCACGACTATCACGCGGCGCGGAAGATCCTGACCCTGGTCGAGGTGTTCCAGCATTCGTCCAACATCGGTACCGCCAAGCTGGGCGTCGCCATCGGCCCGCGTCGGCTGGAGCAGTATTTCACCAAGCTGGGCCTGACCAAGCCGGCCAGCGTCGAGCTGCGCGAGTCCGCGCGCCCGCTGACCCCCAAGAAGTGGGACGAGGACACGGTAGCCTCGACCTCGTTCGGCCACGGCATGAACATCAGCCCGCTGGCTCTGTCCGAGGCCATGGGCGCGCTGCTGAACGGCGGGGTTCGCGTGCCGCTGACCATCCGCAAGCAGGACCCGAACTATCGCCCCAAGGGAACCCGCGTGATCTCCGAGCAGAGCTCGCTGGAGATGCTGCAGATCATGCGCGCCAACGTGTCCGATCCGGTGGGCAGCGGCGGCAAGGCCAATGCGCCGGGCCTGTCGGTAGGCGGCAAGACCGGCACCGGCGAGAAGTATGATCCGGCCATCAGGCGCTATAACCCCCAGCGTCAGGTCTCGTCCTTCGCCGCCGTCTTCCCGACCGAGGGGCCGGTTGAGGCTGATCGCTATTTCGTCCTGATCCTGATGGATGAGCCGCACGGCACCAAGGAGAGCTACGGCTATTCCACGGGCGGCTGGGTCGGCGCGCCGGCCGCCGGCAAGGTGATTGACCGCATCGCGCCGTTCCTGGGCGTGCAGCGCAAGTTCGACGTTCCGTACTCTGTCGCGTCGAATGGCGCGTTCGCCGCTGCTGGAGGCGGCCGATGA
- the ftsL gene encoding cell division protein FtsL, whose product MSSIFSRRYRGFRVIEIFALTLLLLLVLGVYLAKTVAGGERAEIARLDRAIADERVRSRLLKAEVAYLEQPRRLERLATNYLGLAPIKAEQEIESDRLAEIAARLSQPRPAPAPAAPENNAAAASDQPVPETPGENLQ is encoded by the coding sequence ATGAGCTCGATCTTCTCGCGCCGGTATCGCGGCTTTCGCGTCATCGAGATTTTCGCCCTGACCCTGCTGCTGTTGCTGGTGCTTGGCGTGTACCTGGCCAAGACGGTGGCCGGCGGCGAGCGGGCCGAGATCGCGCGCCTGGATCGCGCCATCGCCGACGAGCGGGTGCGGTCGCGCCTGCTGAAGGCCGAGGTCGCCTATCTGGAGCAGCCGCGCCGTCTGGAGCGGCTGGCCACAAACTATCTGGGTCTGGCGCCGATCAAGGCCGAACAAGAGATCGAATCCGATAGACTGGCCGAGATCGCAGCGCGCCTGTCGCAGCCGCGTCCCGCCCCGGCGCCGGCAGCGCCGGAGAACAATGCTGCGGCGGCTTCGGACCAACCCGTGCCGGAGACGCCTGGGGAGAACTTGCAATGA
- the rsmH gene encoding 16S rRNA (cytosine(1402)-N(4))-methyltransferase RsmH encodes MSEAPHISVLLDEVLGALDAKPGETILDGTFGAGGYSRAILESGANVVGFDRDPTVLRFAEPLAAQNNRFRLIQDRFSQMGEHFEPGSVDGVVLDIGVSSMQLDEAERGFSFMRDGPLDMRMAADGPTAADLVNELEKEELARIFYVYGEERESRRVASFIIRRREEKPFTRTLDLAEVVERALGGRRGAKAHPATKTFQALRIAVNEELSELENGLEAAEKILKPGGRLAVVTFHSLEDRIVKNFFTERAGRTPGGSRHAPPTQRGPEPTFELIGKATAPGEAELAVNPRARSAKLRAGLRTTAPTWAEGRGA; translated from the coding sequence ATGAGCGAAGCGCCCCACATCTCGGTCCTGCTGGACGAAGTGCTCGGGGCGCTGGACGCCAAGCCGGGCGAGACGATCCTGGACGGCACCTTCGGGGCGGGCGGCTACAGCCGAGCGATCCTGGAGAGCGGCGCGAACGTGGTCGGCTTCGACCGCGATCCGACCGTCCTGCGTTTCGCCGAGCCGCTGGCCGCGCAGAACAATCGCTTTCGCCTGATCCAGGACCGCTTCTCGCAGATGGGCGAGCATTTCGAGCCGGGGTCAGTGGACGGCGTGGTGCTCGACATTGGCGTGTCGTCCATGCAGCTGGACGAGGCCGAGCGCGGCTTTTCCTTCATGCGCGACGGTCCGCTGGACATGCGCATGGCCGCCGATGGCCCGACCGCCGCCGATCTGGTCAACGAGCTGGAGAAGGAAGAGCTGGCGCGGATTTTCTACGTCTATGGCGAGGAGCGTGAGAGCCGCCGGGTGGCGTCGTTCATCATTCGCCGTCGCGAGGAAAAGCCGTTCACGCGCACCCTGGATCTGGCCGAGGTGGTCGAGCGCGCCCTGGGCGGGCGTCGCGGCGCCAAGGCGCATCCGGCGACCAAGACCTTCCAGGCCCTGCGCATCGCGGTGAACGAGGAGCTGTCGGAGCTGGAGAACGGCCTGGAAGCCGCCGAGAAGATATTGAAGCCGGGCGGTCGCCTGGCGGTGGTGACCTTCCACTCGCTGGAAGACCGCATCGTCAAAAACTTCTTCACCGAGCGCGCCGGGCGCACGCCGGGCGGGTCGCGTCACGCGCCGCCGACCCAGCGCGGGCCGGAGCCGACCTTCGAGCTGATCGGCAAGGCGACCGCGCCGGGCGAGGCGGAGCTGGCGGTCAATCCGCGCGCACGTTCGGCCAAGCTGCGCGCCGGCCTGCGCACGACCGCACCGACCTGGGCCGAGGGGAGGGGGGCATGA
- a CDS encoding division/cell wall cluster transcriptional repressor MraZ: MFLSTFDKQVDAKRRIVVPQEFRAAVSGPFDGVFCFPSIEADCLEAGGKALFDRYNGVIEEMPFGDPVRTALETSVLGGMARLSFDTAGRITLPDSLCEMFGLTDWVSVVGLGDRFQIWSRDAFVAHRAQQREAAREGLAALRAQQRVARLGGAA, encoded by the coding sequence GTGTTTCTCTCGACATTCGACAAGCAGGTGGACGCGAAGCGGCGCATCGTTGTGCCGCAGGAGTTCCGCGCGGCTGTGTCGGGTCCGTTCGACGGCGTGTTCTGCTTTCCCTCGATCGAGGCCGATTGCCTGGAGGCGGGCGGCAAGGCGCTGTTCGACCGCTACAACGGCGTGATCGAGGAGATGCCATTCGGCGATCCCGTCCGCACCGCGCTGGAGACCAGCGTCCTGGGCGGCATGGCGCGCCTGTCCTTCGACACCGCCGGCCGCATCACCCTGCCTGACAGCCTGTGCGAGATGTTCGGCCTGACCGACTGGGTGTCGGTGGTAGGGCTGGGCGATCGGTTTCAGATCTGGTCGCGCGACGCCTTCGTCGCTCACCGGGCCCAGCAACGCGAAGCCGCCCGCGAAGGGCTGGCCGCCTTGAGGGCCCAGCAGCGCGTGGCGCGGCTGGGGGGCGCGGCATGA
- a CDS encoding peptidoglycan recognition protein family protein, which produces MSLEFIEAPSPNFDARQSPPDMIVMHYTGMKTGEAALEQLRTPEKKVSSHYMVEEDGRIFRLVPEERRAWHAGRSFWKGETSLNHVSIGIEIVNPGHEFGYRPFPKAQIDAVIALTTDIRTRWEVPNSRIIGHSDIAPDRKVDPGELFPWKALAEAGHGLWVEPPASPGAPLAEGDEGAGVFALQAGLTRLGYDCAPSGKYDAHTKLIVATFQRHWLQSRFDGIADGETRARLVHLLRAS; this is translated from the coding sequence ATGTCGCTGGAATTCATCGAGGCCCCGTCGCCCAATTTCGACGCGCGGCAGTCTCCGCCGGACATGATCGTCATGCACTACACCGGCATGAAGACCGGCGAGGCGGCGCTGGAGCAGCTGCGCACGCCCGAGAAGAAGGTGTCGTCGCACTACATGGTGGAGGAGGATGGCCGCATCTTCCGCCTGGTGCCCGAAGAGCGCCGGGCCTGGCACGCTGGCCGCTCGTTCTGGAAGGGCGAGACCAGCCTGAACCACGTCTCGATCGGCATCGAGATCGTCAATCCGGGCCACGAGTTCGGCTACCGGCCGTTCCCCAAGGCGCAGATCGACGCGGTGATCGCCCTGACCACCGACATCCGCACCCGCTGGGAGGTGCCCAACAGCCGGATCATTGGCCATTCGGACATCGCGCCGGACCGCAAGGTCGACCCGGGCGAGCTGTTCCCATGGAAGGCCTTGGCGGAAGCCGGCCACGGCCTGTGGGTCGAGCCGCCGGCCTCGCCGGGCGCGCCGCTGGCCGAAGGGGATGAGGGGGCGGGGGTGTTCGCCCTGCAGGCGGGTCTGACGCGCCTGGGTTACGACTGCGCGCCGTCGGGCAAGTATGACGCCCATACCAAGCTGATCGTGGCCACGTTCCAACGGCACTGGCTGCAGAGCCGTTTCGACGGCATCGCTGACGGCGAGACCCGCGCGCGGCTGGTGCATCTGCTCCGCGCGTCTTGA
- a CDS encoding DMT family transporter, with protein MNLRDFGLLLAVCLIWATNNIISKIVVAHWGVPPMFYAAVRFAIVALATLPWLLPAPKPVWRIVTIGLLMGAGGFALLFIGFKTASPSAAAIVVQVGVPLTTLLSVIMLGEKIRWRRGLGITLTFLGAVTVMWSPQGLELSPGLMFVAASALAGSFGAVMMKQMEGVKPLRFQAWVGASSFLPLAAASAALESNQWEAAMTVGWPFWAAVVFSALVVSVVAHTVYYFLIGRYEANLISPLTLMTPLATIGLGVLITHDHFDLRMGIGAALALVGVLIVALRRNHVMPLLLLVRNRV; from the coding sequence ATGAACCTGCGCGATTTCGGCCTGCTGCTGGCGGTCTGCCTGATCTGGGCGACCAACAACATCATCAGCAAGATCGTGGTCGCGCACTGGGGCGTGCCGCCGATGTTCTACGCGGCGGTGCGGTTCGCCATCGTTGCGCTGGCGACCCTGCCGTGGCTTTTGCCCGCTCCGAAGCCCGTGTGGCGGATCGTGACCATCGGCCTGCTGATGGGGGCGGGCGGGTTCGCCCTGCTGTTCATCGGCTTCAAGACGGCGTCGCCCTCGGCCGCGGCGATCGTCGTACAGGTGGGCGTGCCGCTGACCACGCTCCTGTCGGTCATCATGCTGGGCGAGAAGATCCGCTGGCGGCGGGGGCTGGGGATCACCCTGACCTTCCTGGGCGCGGTCACGGTCATGTGGAGCCCCCAAGGGCTGGAGTTGTCGCCCGGCCTGATGTTCGTGGCCGCCTCGGCCCTGGCGGGGTCATTCGGCGCGGTGATGATGAAGCAGATGGAGGGGGTCAAACCCCTGCGTTTCCAGGCGTGGGTCGGGGCGTCGTCGTTCCTGCCGCTGGCGGCGGCCTCTGCGGCGCTGGAGAGCAACCAGTGGGAGGCGGCGATGACGGTGGGTTGGCCGTTCTGGGCGGCGGTGGTGTTCAGCGCCCTGGTCGTCTCGGTGGTGGCCCACACGGTCTATTACTTCCTGATCGGGCGGTACGAGGCGAACCTGATCTCGCCGCTCACCCTGATGACGCCGCTTGCCACCATCGGGCTTGGCGTGCTCATCACCCATGACCACTTCGACCTGCGCATGGGGATCGGGGCGGCCCTGGCCCTGGTCGGCGTGCTGATCGTGGCCCTGAGGCGCAACCACGTCATGCCGCTGCTGCTGCTTGTCCGGAACCGAGTCTGA
- a CDS encoding DUF3052 family protein, whose protein sequence is MGKEAQVSARFPDGDEDGKLLWEQPKLIFRGVSRRIFEGEGLRGVRADGGDLVVGEARFELGEVPAARWAEAINNPPSRLDKLGVKPGQRVGVHNLADHEFIDELSTRAAPTSELADLDILFYGADDADELAAIGGLIPALAEGGALWVVSRKGKAATVKDVEVMAAARAHGLVDNKVCGFSDAHTALRFTRRRG, encoded by the coding sequence ATGGGCAAGGAGGCTCAGGTCAGCGCCCGATTCCCCGATGGCGATGAAGACGGCAAGCTGCTGTGGGAGCAGCCGAAACTGATCTTCCGCGGCGTGTCGCGTCGGATTTTCGAGGGCGAAGGCCTGCGAGGCGTTCGGGCGGACGGCGGCGACCTGGTGGTCGGCGAGGCGCGGTTCGAGCTGGGCGAGGTTCCGGCCGCCAGATGGGCCGAGGCGATAAACAACCCGCCGTCGCGGCTCGACAAGCTGGGCGTGAAGCCGGGGCAGCGGGTCGGAGTTCACAACCTGGCGGACCACGAATTCATCGACGAGCTATCCACGCGCGCGGCGCCGACCAGCGAACTGGCCGACCTGGACATCCTGTTCTACGGCGCGGACGACGCCGACGAACTGGCGGCCATTGGCGGGCTGATCCCGGCCCTGGCGGAGGGCGGAGCGCTGTGGGTGGTGTCGCGCAAGGGCAAGGCGGCCACGGTCAAGGACGTGGAGGTCATGGCGGCGGCCCGGGCCCATGGTCTGGTGGACAACAAGGTCTGCGGCTTCTCCGACGCCCACACGGCGTTGCGGTTCACGCGGCGGAGAGGCTGA
- a CDS encoding crotonase/enoyl-CoA hydratase family protein: MDQLITTEKRGHVAILTFNRPDSLNALGAPGDGDQVAAACEAINRDPQVRCVVLTGAGRAFSAGGDVKAMKAKEGAFAGGGIAIRDNYRTNIHRIVRSIYGLEVPAIAAVNGAAVGLGCDVACMTDIRIASDQARFGVTFLKLGIIPGDGGAWLLPRTVGMSRAAELLFTGDIIDAKTAGEWGLVSKVVPHETLMGEAMALAEKIAQQPPHALRLAKSLLKQGQTASYDTIMEMSAAAQALSHLTEDHIEGVDALLEKRAPNFKGT, from the coding sequence ATGGACCAACTGATCACCACCGAAAAGCGCGGCCATGTCGCGATCCTCACCTTCAACCGGCCCGACAGCCTGAACGCCCTGGGCGCGCCGGGCGACGGCGATCAGGTGGCGGCGGCCTGCGAGGCGATCAATCGGGACCCGCAGGTGCGCTGCGTGGTGCTGACGGGGGCGGGCCGGGCGTTCTCGGCCGGTGGCGACGTCAAGGCGATGAAGGCCAAGGAAGGCGCGTTCGCCGGGGGCGGCATCGCCATCCGCGACAACTACCGCACCAACATCCACCGCATCGTCCGCTCGATCTATGGGCTGGAGGTTCCGGCCATCGCGGCGGTGAATGGCGCGGCGGTGGGGCTGGGCTGTGACGTGGCGTGCATGACCGACATCCGCATCGCCTCGGACCAGGCGCGGTTCGGGGTGACGTTCCTGAAGCTGGGCATCATCCCCGGCGACGGCGGCGCCTGGCTGTTGCCGCGTACGGTGGGGATGAGCCGGGCGGCCGAGCTGCTGTTCACCGGCGACATCATCGACGCCAAGACCGCCGGCGAGTGGGGTCTGGTCAGCAAGGTCGTGCCGCACGAGACCCTGATGGGCGAGGCGATGGCCCTGGCCGAGAAGATCGCGCAGCAGCCGCCGCACGCCCTGCGCCTGGCCAAGAGCCTGCTGAAGCAGGGGCAGACCGCCTCCTACGACACGATCATGGAGATGAGCGCCGCGGCCCAGGCCCTGTCGCACCTGACCGAGGATCACATCGAAGGCGTCGACGCGCTGCTGGAGAAGCGCGCGCCGAACTTCAAGGGGACCTGA
- a CDS encoding DUF3298 and DUF4163 domain-containing protein — translation MRVSKSLALAVVPLLLMACSPKEDGGSPSPVGPVKTETVTPRTPLEFDQTTPAAKVRLKLADGIAQYPVLHSRLFDDETNGLKTFADEAAKQNPPRPYASQAEWTLAAAAPPLVSLRREFFEDTGGAHPMHGSGAWLWNTATDKEVQPAEIFTAGADMTPIQNAVCEAVKSAKARREGSVPLSDMWKCPTWDEIVWTLVPSKTPGKAGGIAVLIGPYVVGPYSEGDYEVVVPLSVFQPLLAPAYASAFAGEPARLGNADGTPTVRMQAEQ, via the coding sequence ATGCGAGTTTCAAAGTCCCTGGCCCTGGCGGTTGTTCCACTCCTGCTGATGGCCTGCTCGCCAAAGGAAGACGGCGGCTCTCCCTCTCCCGTCGGCCCGGTGAAGACCGAAACCGTCACGCCCCGAACCCCGCTGGAGTTCGACCAGACCACGCCCGCCGCCAAGGTCCGCCTGAAACTGGCCGACGGGATCGCCCAGTATCCTGTCCTGCATTCGCGCCTGTTCGACGACGAGACCAACGGCCTCAAGACGTTCGCCGACGAGGCCGCCAAGCAGAATCCGCCCCGCCCTTACGCCAGCCAGGCCGAATGGACCCTGGCCGCCGCCGCCCCGCCCCTAGTCTCCCTGCGCCGCGAGTTCTTCGAGGACACCGGCGGCGCGCACCCCATGCACGGCTCCGGCGCCTGGCTGTGGAACACCGCCACCGACAAGGAGGTCCAGCCCGCCGAGATCTTCACGGCCGGCGCCGACATGACCCCGATCCAGAACGCGGTCTGCGAAGCGGTCAAATCGGCCAAGGCCCGCCGCGAGGGCTCGGTCCCGCTCAGCGACATGTGGAAATGCCCCACCTGGGACGAAATCGTCTGGACGCTGGTCCCCTCAAAGACCCCGGGCAAGGCCGGCGGCATAGCCGTGCTGATCGGCCCCTACGTCGTCGGTCCCTATTCCGAAGGCGACTATGAGGTCGTCGTGCCGTTGTCGGTCTTCCAGCCCCTGCTCGCCCCCGCCTACGCCAGCGCCTTCGCCGGTGAGCCGGCGCGTCTGGGCAATGCCGACGGCACGCCCACCGTGCGGATGCAGGCGGAGCAATAG
- a CDS encoding acyl-CoA carboxylase subunit beta: protein MQDILEELERRREQARAGGGEKRVAAQHAKGKLTARERIDLLLDEGSFEEFDMFVEHRGTEFGMAEQKIPGDGVVTGWGTINGRTVFVFSKDFTVFGGSLSGAHAQKIVKVQRQAMKMGAPIIGLFDAGGARIQEGVDSLAGYADIFLENTLASGVIPQISVIMGPCAGGDVYSPAITDFIFMVKDTSYMFVTGPDVVKTVTNEVVSAEELGGARVHAAKSGVAEGAFENDLEALTQVRRLVDFLPSSNREKAPIRESFDEAERIENSLDSLVPANPNKPYDMKELILKMVDEADFFEISSEWAKNIICGFARMDGETVGVVANQPQVLAGVLDIDSSRKAARFVRFCDAFEIPIITLVDVPGFMPGTKQEYGGLIKHGAKLLFAYAEATVPKITVITRKAYGGAYDVMSSKHLRGDVNYAWPTAEIAVMGAKGAVEIIFRAEAKDPEALAAREAEYKDRFANPFVAASRGYIDDVIMPHSTRKRITRALKHLRGKELSNPWKKHDNIPL, encoded by the coding sequence GTGCAGGACATCCTTGAAGAGCTCGAGCGGCGCCGTGAACAGGCCCGGGCCGGCGGCGGCGAGAAGCGCGTCGCGGCCCAGCACGCCAAGGGCAAGCTGACCGCCCGCGAGCGAATCGACCTGCTGCTGGACGAAGGCTCGTTCGAGGAGTTCGACATGTTCGTCGAGCACCGGGGGACCGAGTTCGGCATGGCCGAGCAGAAGATTCCCGGCGATGGCGTCGTCACCGGCTGGGGCACGATCAACGGCCGGACGGTCTTTGTCTTCTCCAAGGACTTCACGGTGTTCGGCGGCTCGCTGAGCGGCGCCCACGCCCAGAAGATCGTCAAGGTCCAGCGCCAGGCCATGAAGATGGGCGCGCCGATCATCGGCCTGTTCGACGCGGGCGGCGCCCGCATCCAGGAAGGCGTCGACAGCCTGGCGGGCTATGCCGACATCTTCCTCGAAAACACCCTGGCCAGCGGCGTCATCCCGCAGATCAGCGTGATCATGGGCCCGTGCGCCGGCGGCGACGTCTATTCGCCGGCCATCACCGACTTCATCTTCATGGTGAAGGACACCAGCTACATGTTCGTCACCGGGCCCGACGTGGTCAAAACGGTGACCAACGAGGTCGTTTCGGCCGAAGAGTTGGGCGGGGCGCGGGTTCACGCCGCCAAGTCGGGCGTGGCCGAAGGCGCCTTCGAGAACGACCTGGAGGCCCTGACCCAGGTGCGCCGGCTGGTGGATTTCCTGCCGTCGTCCAACCGCGAGAAGGCTCCGATCCGCGAAAGCTTCGACGAGGCCGAGCGGATAGAGAACAGCCTGGACAGCCTGGTCCCGGCCAATCCCAACAAGCCCTACGACATGAAGGAGCTGATCCTGAAGATGGTCGACGAGGCCGACTTCTTCGAGATCAGCAGCGAGTGGGCCAAGAACATCATCTGCGGCTTCGCCCGCATGGACGGCGAGACGGTGGGCGTGGTCGCCAACCAGCCGCAGGTGCTGGCCGGGGTGCTGGACATCGACTCCAGCCGCAAGGCCGCGCGGTTCGTGCGCTTCTGCGACGCCTTCGAAATTCCGATCATCACCCTGGTGGACGTGCCGGGCTTCATGCCGGGGACCAAGCAGGAGTACGGCGGCCTCATCAAGCACGGGGCCAAGCTGCTGTTCGCCTACGCCGAGGCGACCGTGCCCAAGATCACCGTCATCACCCGCAAGGCCTATGGCGGGGCCTATGACGTGATGAGCTCCAAGCACCTGCGCGGCGACGTGAACTACGCCTGGCCGACGGCCGAGATCGCGGTCATGGGGGCCAAGGGGGCGGTGGAGATCATCTTCCGCGCCGAGGCCAAGGACCCGGAAGCCCTGGCCGCCCGTGAGGCCGAGTACAAGGACCGCTTCGCCAACCCGTTCGTGGCGGCGTCGCGCGGCTACATCGACGACGTGATCATGCCGCACAGCACCCGCAAGCGGATCACCCGCGCGCTGAAGCACCTGCGCGGCAAGGAATTGTCGAACCCCTGGAAGAAGCACGACAACATCCCGCTCTGA
- a CDS encoding ATP12 family chaperone protein, translated as MARNNDTQERVRRFYTQAEAAAVEAGFAVHLDGRMPKSPAGKPLVVPTQPLAAHVAAEWAAQGEHIDPESMPMTRLAYTVIDRLAAVHEEAAREVARFAATDLLCYFAEAPAALVDEQSREWGPLLDWAEAELGLRLVRVAGIIHQEQPQETIERAAALARGVDDFTLAGLGFAAPLLGSAVLAFGVARGRLSGEQAYDLSRLDEAFQERQWGVDEEAAERTARQRAEAEMIDRWFRALAG; from the coding sequence TTGGCTCGTAACAACGACACGCAGGAGCGGGTTCGCCGCTTTTACACGCAGGCCGAGGCCGCCGCGGTGGAAGCCGGTTTCGCGGTTCATCTCGACGGCCGCATGCCCAAGAGCCCGGCGGGCAAGCCGCTGGTCGTGCCCACTCAGCCCCTGGCGGCGCATGTCGCGGCTGAATGGGCGGCCCAGGGCGAGCATATCGATCCCGAATCCATGCCCATGACCCGGCTGGCCTATACGGTTATCGACCGTCTGGCCGCGGTGCATGAGGAGGCGGCGCGGGAAGTGGCGCGGTTCGCGGCGACCGATCTGCTTTGCTACTTCGCCGAGGCGCCCGCCGCTCTGGTTGACGAGCAAAGCCGCGAGTGGGGACCGCTGCTGGACTGGGCCGAGGCCGAGCTCGGCCTGCGCCTGGTGCGCGTCGCCGGCATCATCCACCAGGAGCAGCCGCAAGAGACCATCGAACGCGCCGCCGCCCTGGCGCGGGGGGTGGACGACTTCACCCTGGCCGGCCTGGGGTTCGCCGCGCCGTTGCTGGGCTCGGCCGTCTTGGCCTTTGGCGTCGCGCGGGGGCGCCTGTCGGGGGAGCAAGCCTATGACCTCTCGCGGCTGGATGAGGCGTTCCAGGAACGCCAGTGGGGCGTCGATGAAGAGGCCGCCGAACGCACCGCGCGCCAACGCGCCGAGGCCGAGATGATCGACCGCTGGTTCCGGGCTCTCGCTGGGTAA